In Methanomicrobium antiquum, one DNA window encodes the following:
- a CDS encoding homocysteine biosynthesis protein, which translates to MDKSIEEINSRIRNGNARVVTAEEMPDIVAELGEEGALKEVDVVTTGTFGAMCSSGVFFNFGHADPPIRMERAWLNDVEAYSGIAAVDAYLGATQESETRGIEYGGANVFEDFISGKSVELRASSKGTDCYPRKTITTELLLEDLNQAIMCNPRNSYQRYAAATNSTENTLHTYMGTLLPGFGNVSYSGAGCLSPLINDPKLKMIGSGVPIFLCGARGMVIGQGTQTSPSSLFATLMTTGNLKDMSPDFLRAASFTGYGVSLYLGLGVPIPVTDIEVVRNTAIRDEDIKTSVVDYGVPSRNRPDIIEVSYAELKSGTVEIKDEIVRTSSLSSFKKAREVANELRAWIEKGDFTLSLPTIKSDLRLSVNPMRESKRAPSVREIMNTKVTCIKEEEEIKTAAKKLLRDETNHLPVINNEGKVVGIVTTYDISKAVVRENKQNIVADIMSKNVITTSPDEAVDIAAMKLERNNISALPVVDKEGKLAGLLSAIDLGKLFGRRWMK; encoded by the coding sequence ATGGATAAGTCCATTGAAGAAATAAACAGCAGAATAAGAAACGGCAATGCAAGAGTTGTCACAGCAGAGGAGATGCCTGACATTGTTGCCGAACTTGGTGAAGAAGGTGCGCTAAAGGAAGTAGATGTTGTAACAACTGGTACCTTTGGCGCTATGTGTTCATCAGGAGTATTCTTCAATTTTGGACATGCAGATCCTCCAATACGAATGGAAAGAGCATGGCTTAATGATGTGGAAGCATATTCCGGAATAGCCGCAGTTGATGCTTATCTTGGAGCAACACAGGAATCCGAAACACGCGGAATTGAATACGGTGGTGCAAATGTATTTGAGGATTTCATATCAGGGAAATCGGTTGAGCTTCGTGCCTCATCCAAAGGCACGGACTGCTACCCCAGAAAAACAATCACAACCGAACTTCTTCTTGAAGATCTAAATCAGGCAATAATGTGCAATCCCAGAAATTCGTACCAAAGATATGCTGCCGCTACAAATTCAACCGAAAATACACTTCATACATATATGGGTACACTACTCCCCGGTTTTGGAAATGTCAGCTACTCTGGTGCAGGATGTTTATCTCCGCTTATAAACGATCCAAAATTAAAAATGATTGGAAGCGGTGTTCCAATTTTCCTGTGCGGTGCCAGGGGAATGGTAATAGGGCAGGGAACACAGACTTCGCCTTCAAGTCTTTTTGCAACCCTGATGACAACAGGAAATCTGAAAGATATGTCGCCTGATTTTCTTCGTGCGGCCTCCTTTACCGGCTATGGTGTTTCATTGTATTTAGGTCTTGGAGTCCCGATACCTGTTACAGATATAGAAGTTGTCAGAAACACTGCCATACGTGATGAAGACATTAAAACATCGGTTGTTGATTATGGTGTACCAAGCAGAAACAGGCCTGATATTATAGAAGTGAGTTATGCAGAATTAAAGAGCGGAACTGTTGAAATAAAAGATGAAATTGTTAGAACCTCTTCTCTTTCAAGTTTCAAAAAAGCAAGAGAGGTTGCAAACGAACTGAGAGCCTGGATAGAAAAGGGAGATTTCACTCTGTCACTACCAACAATAAAATCAGATTTGAGACTTTCAGTAAACCCAATGAGAGAATCAAAACGTGCACCTTCAGTTCGTGAAATAATGAACACAAAAGTGACGTGCATCAAAGAGGAGGAAGAGATAAAAACAGCCGCTAAAAAACTTCTTCGTGATGAGACAAACCATCTTCCGGTAATCAATAATGAAGGAAAAGTGGTTGGAATAGTTACAACCTATGACATTTCAAAAGCGGTTGTACGCGAGAATAAACAAAACATAGTTGCCGATATCATGTCTAAGAATGTTATTACAACATCTCCTGATGAGGCAGTTGATATTGCTGCAATGAAGCTTGAGAGAAATAACATCAGTGCTCTTCCGGTTGTCGATAAGGAGGGAAAACTTGCAGGACTATTGAGTGCAATAGATCTTGGAAAACTCTTTGGCAGGAGATGGATGAAATGA